A region from the Misgurnus anguillicaudatus chromosome 7, ASM2758022v2, whole genome shotgun sequence genome encodes:
- the drc8 gene encoding dynein regulatory complex protein 8, which produces MKMSLTNIFLFKEAIITETHKKISQAFDVFDPESNKTVDVREMGTIIRSLGCFPSEAELHDIIAELEEEEPTGVVRYEKFLPTMTKILLERKFRPIPEDMILQAFEVLDQQKKGHLEPEELIRFLTQEGEPFSQEEIEEMLSAAVDPDKNVIFYKDFVSMMTIHDIL; this is translated from the exons atgaaaatgtcattaacaaacatttttctctttaaagAGGCTATTATAACAGAGACCCATAAGAAGATAAGTCAGGCCTTTGATGTTTTTGACCCTGAATCCAACAAGACTGTTGATGTCAG AGAAATGGGCACAATTATTCGTTCACTTGGTTGTTTTCCCTCGGAGGCTGAATTGCATGATATCATTGCTgag TTAGAGGAGGAAGAGCCCACTGGAGTTGTACGTTATGAGAAGTTTCTTCCCACTATGACTAAAATCCTGCTGGAGCGCAA GTTCCGTCCAATTCCAGAAGACATGATTCTGCAGGCCTTTGAG GTTCTAGATCAACAGAAAAAAGGACATTTGGAACCAGAGGAACTGATCAGATTTTTAACACAAGAAG GAGAACCCTTCTCTCAGGAAGAGATTGAGGAAATGCTATCTGCTGCTGTTGATCCTGATAAAAACGTCATTTTCTACAAGGATTTTGTGAGCATGATGACTATTCATGATATtctgtga